The proteins below are encoded in one region of Paenibacillus albus:
- a CDS encoding AraC family transcriptional regulator — translation MLERKYSLYDPLWRDGGDYRPHIVAYYYKQWVDFHMDVHAHDAIEFMYVISGTCVVETEAGATVMRKGDLILLDAGVPHNLIVEKDNPCRMLNVEFTFKACDGIYPSMKQLAECNAPLSQLLDRHQNSIVLRDPSDIPHILKSIVMELDTGGSHNGSMTHLLISQLLVRVARLAAEEPGDQAAGASLNQRYVRKAAEYMHQHYDCDIQVKDIAGAVNLHPVYLQRLFKATMHMTITEYLAELRVEKAKMLLARTDIPIIDIADYIGLNSRQYFSMLFKKVTGLSPAAYRRSIEIRRHG, via the coding sequence ATGCTGGAGCGCAAATACAGTTTGTACGATCCTCTATGGCGTGATGGGGGCGATTACCGTCCTCATATTGTCGCGTATTACTATAAGCAGTGGGTAGATTTTCATATGGACGTTCATGCGCATGATGCGATTGAGTTCATGTATGTCATTTCTGGCACCTGTGTCGTCGAGACGGAAGCGGGGGCGACGGTGATGCGCAAAGGCGATCTCATTCTGCTCGATGCCGGCGTTCCGCACAACTTAATCGTAGAGAAGGATAATCCATGCCGGATGCTGAACGTGGAGTTCACGTTTAAGGCATGCGATGGTATTTATCCCTCGATGAAGCAGCTGGCCGAGTGTAATGCGCCGTTGTCGCAGCTGCTGGATCGGCATCAGAATTCCATCGTGCTGCGCGACCCAAGCGATATCCCTCATATCCTCAAAAGCATCGTTATGGAGCTGGACACGGGCGGTTCGCACAACGGGAGCATGACGCATCTCTTAATCTCTCAGCTGCTTGTTCGCGTTGCGAGGCTGGCGGCCGAAGAGCCGGGGGATCAAGCGGCAGGGGCTTCGCTGAATCAGCGCTATGTGCGGAAAGCGGCGGAATATATGCATCAGCATTACGATTGCGATATTCAAGTGAAAGATATTGCGGGAGCGGTCAACCTGCATCCGGTGTATCTTCAGCGGTTATTCAAGGCGACGATGCATATGACCATAACCGAATACTTGGCTGAACTGCGAGTGGAGAAGGCGAAAATGCTACTTGCCCGCACGGACATCCCAATCATCGATATCGCCGACTACATTGGGCTGAACAGTCGCCAGTATTTCAGCATGCTGTTCAAGAAAGTAACCGGATTGTCGCCGGCTGCTTATCGCAGATCCATTGAAATTCGGCGCCACGGATAG